In Humulus lupulus chromosome 7, drHumLupu1.1, whole genome shotgun sequence, the following are encoded in one genomic region:
- the LOC133791067 gene encoding putative E3 ubiquitin-protein ligase XBAT31, protein MGQGLSCRASHEHGLFTAVQFGDLDTVELILERDPTLLNQTTVYDRHSALHIAAANGQIEILSKLLERSVNPDVLNRHKQSPLMLAAMHGKISCVKKLLEVGANILMFDSLNGRTCLHYAAYYGHSDCLQALLSSAHSSPVAVSWGFARFVNVRDGRGATPLHLAARQRRPECVHILLDNGALVCASTGGYGCPGSTPLHLAARGGSLDCIRELLAWGADRYQRDSSGRIPYMVALKHKNGACAALLNPSSAEPMVWPSPLKFISELNPEAKLLLEQALMEVNREREKNILKGTAYIAPSPLHSDVGMDDSISEGSDSELCCICFEQVCTIEVQNCGHQMCPQCTLALCCHNKPNPTTACLTPPVCPFCRSAITRLVVAKIKSHDLDANQDAGDVSSSKLRKSRRSRNFSNEGSSSFKNLSAIGSFGKIGGRGSGRIAAETEWIDKP, encoded by the exons ATGGGTCAGGGCCTGAGTTGCAGGGCGAGTCATGAGCATGGCCTCTTTACGGCGGTACAGTTTGGGGACTTGGACACCGTCGAGCTTATTTTAGAGAGAGACCCAACTCTCTTGAACCAGACCACCGTCTACGACCGCCATTCTGCACTTCATATAGCTGCTGCCAATGGCCAGATCGAG ATTCTATCTAAGCTTTTGGAACGATCTGTAAATCCAGACGTGTTAAACCGTCACAAGCAG AGTCCGCTTATGCTGGCTGCAATGCATGGCAAGATCTCTTGTGTAAAAAAGCTCCTTGAAGTTGGAGCAAAT ATTTTGATGTTTGATTCTCTCAACGGAAGAACCTGTTTGCATTATGCTGCGTATTATGGCCATTCAGATTGCCTCCAAGCCCTTCTTTCTTCTGCTCATTCCAGCCCTGTTGCAGTTTCTTG GGGTTTCGCTCGATTTGTGAATGTTAGAGATGGTAGAGGAGCAACACCGTTACATTTGGCAGCGCGTCAAAGACGCCCCGAATGTGTACATATATTGTTAGATAATGGAGCTCTTGTTTGTGCTTCAACCGGTGGATATGG CTGCCCTGGTAGCACTCCTCTTCATTTGGCAGCCAGAGGGGGATCTCTGGATTGCATCCGAGAGTTGTTGGCTTGGGGGGCTGATCGTTATCAAAGAGATTCATCTGG GAGAATCCCATACATGGTTGCTTTGAAACACAAAAACGGAGCATGTGCAGCTTTGTTGAATCCTTCATCGGCAGAGCCTATGGTCTGGCCCTCGCCTTTGAAGTTCATAAGTGAGCTTAATCCAGAGGCAAAATTACTGCTAGAACAAGCATTGATGGAGGTAAACAGGGAGAGGGAGAAGAACATTCTCAAGGGAACTGCATATATAGCTCCTTCTCCGTTACATTCTGATGTTGGGATGGATGATAGTATCTCTGAG GGCAGTGATTCTGAGCTATGCTGCATATGCTTTGAACAGGTTTGCACAATCGAAGTCCAGAATTGCGGTCATCAGATGTGTCCGCAATGCACCTTAGCCCTCTGCTGCCACAACAAGCCAAACCCAACAACCGCATGCCTAACTCCACCAGTTTGTCCATTTTGTCGCAGCGCCATCACTCGACTGGTGGTTGCAAAGATTAAAAGTCATGATCTAGACGCTAATCAAGATGCAGGTGATGTCAGTTCCTCCAAGCTAAGAAAGTCGAGGAGGTCACGAAACTTTAGCAACGAGGGTAGCAGCAGCTTCAAGAACTTATCAGCAATAGGGTCTTTTGGAAAGATTGGTGGCCGTGGCTCGGGAAGGATTGCTGCCGAGACTGAGTGGATAGACAAGCCTTga
- the LOC133791069 gene encoding uncharacterized protein At3g17950-like yields MAQQEEGWPLGLQPLNARVGLARNRDFSGSISFNTLITGSPTCSTDSSSDLDTESTGSFFHDKSITLGSLIGVNSILELSRRSIRGRKSEPSKENKCSNTRTRRIWCFSLCSSSDTGDIAENSNNVAPPSLGHFLAVERKTANECRSYQSPGFYGPDELAMAQPTAEPNTLFVNGCIAPPRSSPCSGTEMNMRRNRGLDHGLGCGFSFLCPCLSGQPSH; encoded by the exons ATGGCTCAGCAG GAGGAAGGCTGGCCACTTGGTCTACAGCCACTTAATGCAAGAGTTGGCTTAGCTAGAAATCGAGATTTTTCAGGATCAATATCATTCAACACCTTAATTACTGGTTCTCCAACATGTTCTACAGATTCTTCCTCAGATTTAGACACTGAG TCCACAGGTTCTTTTTTCCATGACAAAAGTATCACACTGGGGAGTCTTATAGGAGTTAATAGTATTCTAGAGCTGTCCAGAAGATCAATCAGAGGAAGAAAAAGTGAACCTTCTAAAGAAAATAAGTGCAGCAACACTAGGACCAGGAGGATATGGTGTTTTTCTCTATGTTCATCAAGTGACACTGGTGATATTGCTGAGAATTCCAATAATGTTGCACCACCATCTCTTGGCCATTTTCTTGCTGTTGAGAGAAAAACGGCAAACGAATGTAGGAGTTATCAAAGCCCTGGTTTTTATGGTCCAGACGAGCTTGCCATGGCTCAGCCAACAGCTGAACCAAACACACTTTTCGTTAATGGCTGCATAGCTCCTCCTCGGTCAAGTCCATGTTCAGGTACAGAAATGAACATGAGAAGAAACAGAGGACTAGATCATGGCTTGGGGTGTGGATTTTCATTCCTGTGTCCATGCTTGTCTGGACAGCCTTCCCACTAA